AAGTAGCGCGTTAGCCAAACCGTGTGGTAGGTGGAACTCAGCACCTAGTTTGTGTGCCATTGAGTGACAAACACCTAGGAATGCGTTCGCAAATGCCATACCAGCGATAGTTGCTGCGTTATGTACTTTCTCACGAGCGATTGGGTCGTTAGCACCGTTCGCGTAGCTTGAAGGTAGGTACTCTTTAAGCATCTTAAGTGCTTGTAGAGCCTGACCGTCTGAGTATTCGTTCGCTAGAACTGATACGTAAGCTTCTAGAGCGTGAGTTACTGCATCGTAACCACCGAATGCTGTTAGAGACTTAGGCATGTTCATAACAAGGTTCGCGTCAACGATAGCCATGTTAGGAGTTAGTTCGTAGTCAGCTAGTGGGTATTTAGCACCAGTTTCGTCGTCTGTAACAACCGCGAATGGCGTAACTTCTGAACCTGTACCTGAAGTTGTAGTGATACATACAAGCTCAGCTTTTTGACCCATTTTAGGGAACTTGTAGATACGTTTACGGATGTCCATAAAGCGCATTGCTAGTTCTTCAAATGCTGTTTCTGGGTGCTCGTACATAACCCACATGATCTTAGCCGCATCCATTGGTGAACCACCACCTAGCGCTAGGATTACGTCAGGTTGGAAGCTTTGCATTGCATCCGCACCTTTCTTAACTACAGATAGCGTTGGGTCAGCTTCAACGTCAAAGAACGTTTGAACTTCCATACCTTGAGCTTTCAGTAGTTTCACAACTTCATCTGAGTAGCCATTGTTGAATAGGAAACGGTCAGTTACTAGGAATGCGCGTTTCTTACCTTCTAGGTCGCTAAGAGCGATTGGAAGGCTACCACGACGGAAGTAGATAGACTTAGGTAGTTTGTGCCACAACATGTTTTCAGCTCGCTTCGCTACAGTTTTCTTGTTGATTAGGTGCTTAGGACCTACGTTCTCAGAGATAGAGTTACCACCCCAAGAACCACAACCTAGAGTTAGAGAAGGCGCTACGTTGAAGTTGTAAAGGTCACCGATACCACCGTGAGTAGTTGGGATGTTTACAAGGATACGTGCAGTCTTCATCTTGTCGCCGAAGTAACGGATGCGATCAGCGTTTACGTCTTGGTTAGTGTATAGGCCAGATGTGTGACCGATACCACCGATTTCAACCATAGTTACCGCTTGAGCAACTGCGTCTTCGAAGTTGTCTGCACGGAATAGACCTAGAGTTGGAGATAGTTTCTCGTGAGCAAATGCGTCATCGTATGAAACTTTACCAAGACCTTCACCAACAAGAACTTTAGTGTCAGCTGGAACTTTAACGCCTGCCATTTCAGCGATTGCTGCTGCTGGCTGACCTACGATTTTCGCGTTTAGGTTACCGTCGATTAGCAAAACTTTACGAACTTTGTCCGCTTCAGCTTTGTTTAGAACGTAAGCTTTGTGAGAAGCGAAACGCTCTTTAACTTCGTCGTATACAGAGTCAACAACGATTGCAGCCTGCTCAGAAGCACATACTACGCCGTTATCGAAAGTTTTAGACATTAGGATAGATGCTACAGCACGTTTGATGTCTGCTGTTTCATCGATAACAACTGGAACGTTACCTGCACCTACACCGATTGCTGGTTTACCAGAAGAGTAAGCTGCTTTAACCATGCCTGGACCACCAGTTGCAAGGATAAGAGCGATACCATCGTGCTTCATAAGAGCGTTAGAAAGCTCAACTGAAGGTTGGTCGATCCAACCGATGATGTCTT
This is a stretch of genomic DNA from Vibrio panuliri. It encodes these proteins:
- the adhE gene encoding bifunctional acetaldehyde-CoA/alcohol dehydrogenase, with amino-acid sequence MPVTNLAELDALVERVKAAQAEFATYSQEQVDKIFRAASLAANQARIPLAQQAVAESGMGIVEDKVIKNHFASEFIYNKYKDEKTCGVLEEDDNLGTMTIAEPVGIICGIVPTTNPTSTAIFKSLISLKTRNGIIFSPHPRAKNSTNDAAKLVLDAAVAAGAPKDIIGWIDQPSVELSNALMKHDGIALILATGGPGMVKAAYSSGKPAIGVGAGNVPVVIDETADIKRAVASILMSKTFDNGVVCASEQAAIVVDSVYDEVKERFASHKAYVLNKAEADKVRKVLLIDGNLNAKIVGQPAAAIAEMAGVKVPADTKVLVGEGLGKVSYDDAFAHEKLSPTLGLFRADNFEDAVAQAVTMVEIGGIGHTSGLYTNQDVNADRIRYFGDKMKTARILVNIPTTHGGIGDLYNFNVAPSLTLGCGSWGGNSISENVGPKHLINKKTVAKRAENMLWHKLPKSIYFRRGSLPIALSDLEGKKRAFLVTDRFLFNNGYSDEVVKLLKAQGMEVQTFFDVEADPTLSVVKKGADAMQSFQPDVILALGGGSPMDAAKIMWVMYEHPETAFEELAMRFMDIRKRIYKFPKMGQKAELVCITTTSGTGSEVTPFAVVTDDETGAKYPLADYELTPNMAIVDANLVMNMPKSLTAFGGYDAVTHALEAYVSVLANEYSDGQALQALKMLKEYLPSSYANGANDPIAREKVHNAATIAGMAFANAFLGVCHSMAHKLGAEFHLPHGLANALLISNVVRYNANDNPTKQTAFSQYDRPQARRRYAEVADHLGLSQAGDRTAQKIERLLAWLEELKGDLDIPLSIQAAGVNEADFVAKVDELAVEAFDDQCTGANPRYPLITELKEVLLASYYGKAFVEGETFEGTTVIKKKADQEAAKKGKKEKAGA